The bacterium genome includes the window AAAATACTTGAGCTGATACCTTGTCTTTTATAATCTCAAGCACTCTATTCCAGATTTTTTTAGGGTCACTCAACATCGTAAATAGTTAAAAATCAATGCACTACTATTTGTATTGCCTAACTTATTAACAAAGTTATCCACGCCCAAATCATTTCCATAATGGTTCAAAAATCAAGGTCTTGTAGATACTTCTTGCCTTGTATAAATTAGTTATCCACATTATTTTTACATTAAGTCTGGTGTAAGATTACATAAGTATCCTATTAGTTGTCAAGCAAAAAATTTTTAAAAAAAATTGATTTTTTTAAAACAAAGCTATAATTTTAATTTAATGAAAGTCTCTATTCTAGGTGCAGGCAATTGGGGGACTACCCTTGCTATAATGCTATCATCCAGAGCAAATGTTTGGCTTTGGTCAATAGAGGAAATAACAGACAGAGAGAATAAAAAGTATCTACCAGGTTATAAAATACCAAGCAGTATCACAATTTTAGGCGACCTTAAGAGGGTTGTAAAAGATTCTAATTTACTAATTTTTGCACTCCCTTCCCAATCTTTGCGTAGCGTGGCAAAACAACTGACTCCCAAGTCTGATGTGGTTCTTTTATCTGTAACTAAAGGCATTGAAAACCAAAGTCTTAAAAGGATGTCAGAAATTTTGGTTGATGAGACAGGGGTCTCACCTGACAAGGTTTGTGTGTTATCAGGTCCTACAATTGCGAGAGAAGTAGTGAGAGGGATACCAACAGCTTGTGTAGTTGCAGGGAATAATGAATCTGCTATTGCTCTTGTTCAGCAGTTATTTAATTCACCTTCATTTAGAGTTTATACAAGTTTTGATGTAATTGGTGTAGAGCTTGGTGGTGCATTAAAGAATATAATTGCAATTGCAGCCGGTATCTGTGACGGGTTAGGACTTGGTGCCAACTCAAAAGGTGCTATATTGACAAGAGGGATACGCGAGATTACGAGACTTGGAGTAGCTTTGGGTGCAGAACAAGAGACATTTGCAGGTCTGTCAGGAATGGGTGACCTCATAACAACAGCGTTTAGTAAAGACTCAAGAAACCGGTGGCTTGGTGAGCAAATTGGTAGTGGTGTATCGCTTAAGGAGGCACTTGGTAAAATGGTTGAAGTAGCAGAGGGTGTGCCTACAACATTGGCTGCAGTTGAGCTATCAAGACGCTACAATGTATCTATGCCAATAACATATGAGGTATATAAAGTACTATTCGAAAATAAACCACCAGCTCAGAGTCTGCGTAACTTAATGACAAGGGAGCCAAAGCCTGAGCAATTGTAAAGTTATGGTAGTCACTCTAATGGGACTCTCCATAAATAGATTGATTTTAGGTCTCCTTTTTTAATGACGAATTGGATTGAGTAGCCTGCATATACCTTGGGATGTATGTTTCTTGAAAAGTATCTGATGACAACCTCATCATCGTGTATACCTGTAAATTGGCACTTAAAATTAAGTTCCTTATCCTCCGGATAAAAGTGACGAGCAATCTTGACCAGTAATTCTGGCTTCTCTTCTATTGTTTTTCTGAGCTCTATTAGTTCTTTGGTATCAAGTTGAGGTGATACCCCTTTAATTTGGCTTGTAGTATAGGGGTATTTGCCGAGTTTAACAATAGAGTAGTCACCTCTCTCAATACATTCTTCCCAGCCATGAGGTTTGTGCAAACATCCCACTATAAAGCTAAACAAACAAATTTTAATTACTGAGTTCATAGGTTAACGCCTTTTCACTGCATCCCAATAAACAAAATGTCCCGCACCTCATTGTCTGCGGGACTTTTATTAGATTCTTTCTTTATTCTTCCTGTATAGAAATTGCCTCAGTTGGACATGAATCAACTACTTCCTGGCAGTCACACCCATCACAACCTTCAGGGTTAACAATATGTGCTTTCTCGTCCTCTTGGACTTGAAACACATCAGGACATAGAGACTCACATACACCACATCCACTGCAAGCTTCTTTATCTATTATTATACGCATTGCTCCCCCTTTTGCATTGTGTTATAGCATAAAAAAAATTTATGTCAAGAAAAAAGTTTGCAAATTTTAAATTTTTGCTTTAATATTTAAATATGGGTTATTTAACTTCTTTTATCGTAGGACTTGGATTTGGTAGCATTCCATTTGGCTATATTTTTGCTAAATTAGGGCGTGGTATTGACATACGTGAACACGGTAGTAAAAACATAGGGGCTACAAATGTATGGCGTATTTGTGGCAAGCCACTCGGTATAACTGTCTTTCTACTTGATGCAATAAAAGGCTTTTTACCTACTTTTATATTCAGCCATTGGTTTGGTACAAATCCAGCAATCATTAGTGGGATAGGTGCAATTCTTGGTCATTCATTTACACCATGGCTTAAATTTAAGGGTGGTAAAGGTGTTTCAACTGGACTCGGTGTTTTCATAGGACTTACACCACTTGGTGCATTGATTGCATTTTTAGTGTGGTGTATACTTCTCTTAGCTTTAAGATGGGTCTCAGTTGCCTCTATGGGTGCAGCGACAGTTCTTGTAGTTTTTATATTTATAAGGGATGGTATATCACCAATATTTTTTATAGTTATTGTTGCTTTTGTTCTCATCATTTACCTCCATCGTTCTAACATCCTTCGCCTAATCCAAGGCAGTGAACCGCGGATTGGTAGATAAAACTTGACAATATGGAGCTTGTAATTTACAATCAGAGGATGAAGATTGCGCCCTGCTTGTATCTTGTATCAACTCCCATTGGTAATCTTGGAGACATAACCTTAAGAGCGATAAAAGTGCTTAAGAGTGTAGACCTTATTGTAGCTGAAGATACGAGACGGACAAAGATTCTATTAAAACATTATAATATTGATAAGCCAATGACAAGTTTTCATGACCATAATAAATTTGAGCGTACCCCGTTAATTATTAGTGAACTCAAATCTGGCAAAAGTATTGCACTTGTGTCAGATTCTGGTACACCTGGTGTATCTGACCCTGGTTTTTATCTTGTAAGGGAGGCTATAAAATCTAATCTACGTGTGACTTCAATCCCGGGGCCAAGTGCTGCTATCTCTGGGCTCGTATGTTCCGGGTTGCCAACTGACAGGTTTGTATTTGAGGGCTTTTTACCAAGAAGGAGTGGTATGCGTAAGAAGCGGCTAAAGGAGCTTGTTAATGAGTCACGCACTATGGTATTTTTTGAAGCACCTCACAGACTTGTGCATTTTATGAAGGATACACTTGAAGTGCTTGGCGACCGCAGAGTTGCACTCATTCGGGAGTTGACAAAGAAGTTTGAAGAAGTGAAGCGAGGTGTACTATCTGAACTAATTGATTATTACTCCCATAATCAACCGAGGGGTGAATTTGTCATTGTTATGGAAGGAACTGACAGGCGATCTTAAACTGGTATTTTTATCTGGTGTTAATCTGGCGGAATCTTGTGGTTGCATTTTTTAAATTTGCAGGGATAATTCATAATGAAAGCACTAAAAGAATGGGTTAGGAAGGTTCTCTTACCTGTAACAAGGGTCTTTAGCAAATTGCATCCAAATTGGCTGACTGTTATTGGGCTACTTGTAACTATTTTTGCAAGTCTCTTTTACGGACATGGTATTTTCTGGGCTGGTGGCTTATTATTACTTGTTGGTGGCTTATTTGATGTCATTGACGGTGAAGTTGCTAAGCTTACGGGTAAGGCATCAAAATTTGGTGCTTTCCTTGACTCCTGCATAGACCGGTATTCTGATTTTATAGTGTTATTTGGGATATTTTGTTGGTATATAACCACGGATAGCCACAGATGGACACTGAATTTTGCGTCAATACTCGTTTTGTTGACCATTCTTGGCTCTTATATGGTAAGCTATACAAGGGCGAGGGCTGAAGGTATAGGAATTGAATGTAAGGTTGGATTTGGGGAGCGTGCATTTAGGGTGCCAATAATTATAATTGGCAGTTTTTTGGGACCTAAAATATTTCTTAGTTTTTTATTATTTTTAACTTGCTTGACAAACCTAACTGCATGGTATAGAATGTATTGGGTATATAAACACAGAGAGTGAACTCATTATGGGGAATAAATTACTTAATAAAATTGTTAATGGAATTAAAAAATATAAAGAAGTAGAAGCAATTATTGTTTTTGGTTCGTATGCGAAAGGTAATACAAAACCAATTTCTGATATAGATATTGCTGCAATTGTAAGAAATCCGAATCCTAATATAGAAGCCGAAATAGGGTCTTTTTGTAGCAAAAATATTGATGTAGTATTATATCATCGCCTTCCATTGTATTTTCAATACATTAAAAAGGCTTGTATTTTTAAGAAATCTTATAGCACATGAATATTATACTATCTCTAAAGAGGAATTAGAAGAGATGGTTAATTTATTAAAATATATAGAAGAATTTATCAAAAATGCAGGAGGAAAAGATGGGCGGCAAGATAAGAGTTGGTATAATCGGGATAGGTAATTGTGCATCAAGTTTAGTGCAGGGTGTTTTTTATTACAAGAATGCGAAAGAGAAAGAACGTATCCCCGGAATTATGCATGTAAGGTTTGGTCCATATCATATTGGGGATATAGAGTTCTCATGTGCTATTGATATAGACCGCAATAAAGTAGGTAAAGACCTTGGTGAAGCAATCTACTCTGAACCTAACAACACCTACAAATTCTACGATGTCCCTAAGCTTGGTGTTCCGGTTCTTAGAGGCATGACACATGATGGGATAGGCAAGTATGTTGCTCAAATCGTAAAGAAGGCACCGGGTTCTACTGTAGATGTTGTAAAAGCGATAAAGGAGTCAAAAACTGATTTAGTGGTCAACTTTTTGCCAGTAGGCTCAGAAGAAGCAACTAAGTGGTATGTGGAGCAAGTTCTGCAAGCAAAGGTTGGGTTTATCAACTGTATCCCAGTATTTATTGCTAACCAGAAGTATTGGGACTCAAGGTTCAAGACTGTCGGAGTTCCAGTTATTGGTGATGACATAAAGTCGCAGGTTGGTGCTACTATCGTGCATCGTGTGCTTACTAATTTATTCAATGACCGTGCAGTCAGGCTTGAGCGTACCTATCAGCTAAATGTAGGTGGTAACACTGATTTCTTGAATATGCTTGAAAGGGAGCGGCTTGAGTCAAAGAAAGTCTCAAAGACACAGGCAGTGACTTCACAAATCCCATATAAGATTGATGAAGAAAATGTGCATATAGGACCGTCTGACTGGGTGCCGTGGCTTAAAGATAGGAAGTTTGCATACATAAGGATGGAAGGTAAGTCATTTGGTGATACTCCCTTAAATATA containing:
- a CDS encoding NAD(P)H-dependent glycerol-3-phosphate dehydrogenase — encoded protein: MKVSILGAGNWGTTLAIMLSSRANVWLWSIEEITDRENKKYLPGYKIPSSITILGDLKRVVKDSNLLIFALPSQSLRSVAKQLTPKSDVVLLSVTKGIENQSLKRMSEILVDETGVSPDKVCVLSGPTIAREVVRGIPTACVVAGNNESAIALVQQLFNSPSFRVYTSFDVIGVELGGALKNIIAIAAGICDGLGLGANSKGAILTRGIREITRLGVALGAEQETFAGLSGMGDLITTAFSKDSRNRWLGEQIGSGVSLKEALGKMVEVAEGVPTTLAAVELSRRYNVSMPITYEVYKVLFENKPPAQSLRNLMTREPKPEQL
- a CDS encoding ferredoxin; the encoded protein is MRIIIDKEACSGCGVCESLCPDVFQVQEDEKAHIVNPEGCDGCDCQEVVDSCPTEAISIQEE
- the plsY gene encoding glycerol-3-phosphate 1-O-acyltransferase PlsY, translating into MGYLTSFIVGLGFGSIPFGYIFAKLGRGIDIREHGSKNIGATNVWRICGKPLGITVFLLDAIKGFLPTFIFSHWFGTNPAIISGIGAILGHSFTPWLKFKGGKGVSTGLGVFIGLTPLGALIAFLVWCILLLALRWVSVASMGAATVLVVFIFIRDGISPIFFIVIVAFVLIIYLHRSNILRLIQGSEPRIGR
- the rsmI gene encoding 16S rRNA (cytidine(1402)-2'-O)-methyltransferase; translation: MKIAPCLYLVSTPIGNLGDITLRAIKVLKSVDLIVAEDTRRTKILLKHYNIDKPMTSFHDHNKFERTPLIISELKSGKSIALVSDSGTPGVSDPGFYLVREAIKSNLRVTSIPGPSAAISGLVCSGLPTDRFVFEGFLPRRSGMRKKRLKELVNESRTMVFFEAPHRLVHFMKDTLEVLGDRRVALIRELTKKFEEVKRGVLSELIDYYSHNQPRGEFVIVMEGTDRRS
- a CDS encoding CDP-alcohol phosphatidyltransferase family protein, whose product is MKALKEWVRKVLLPVTRVFSKLHPNWLTVIGLLVTIFASLFYGHGIFWAGGLLLLVGGLFDVIDGEVAKLTGKASKFGAFLDSCIDRYSDFIVLFGIFCWYITTDSHRWTLNFASILVLLTILGSYMVSYTRARAEGIGIECKVGFGERAFRVPIIIIGSFLGPKIFLSFLLFLTCLTNLTAWYRMYWVYKHRE
- a CDS encoding nucleotidyltransferase domain-containing protein; the protein is MGNKLLNKIVNGIKKYKEVEAIIVFGSYAKGNTKPISDIDIAAIVRNPNPNIEAEIGSFCSKNIDVVLYHRLPLYFQYIKKACIFKKSYST
- a CDS encoding inositol-3-phosphate synthase — encoded protein: MGGKIRVGIIGIGNCASSLVQGVFYYKNAKEKERIPGIMHVRFGPYHIGDIEFSCAIDIDRNKVGKDLGEAIYSEPNNTYKFYDVPKLGVPVLRGMTHDGIGKYVAQIVKKAPGSTVDVVKAIKESKTDLVVNFLPVGSEEATKWYVEQVLQAKVGFINCIPVFIANQKYWDSRFKTVGVPVIGDDIKSQVGATIVHRVLTNLFNDRAVRLERTYQLNVGGNTDFLNMLERERLESKKVSKTQAVTSQIPYKIDEENVHIGPSDWVPWLKDRKFAYIRMEGKSFGDTPLNIELKLEVWDSPNSAGVVIDAIRACKIAMDAGLSGALIEPSSYFMKSPPVQYPDNVAKAKAEEFIKKYSKK